Proteins from a genomic interval of Ignavibacteriales bacterium:
- a CDS encoding class II aldolase/adducin family protein: protein MSEQLTDRREALLKLSHELGREDRGWAILGEGNASARVDTESFLVKASGSSLGTLRKEELVQCKSLQLLSLMDRRSATDQEVDSALYACRVGEDTKKPSVEAVFHAYLLSLPGIAFVGHTHAPAVNQVLCSRRAREFAVKRIFPDEAICCGTESVFIPYTDPGLKLAQAIKKTTESYHKRKRIYPRVIVLQNHGIITIGGTTQAVLAAMMMAEKAATIWVGAVALGGPVFMTKQQVDRIATRQDEEVRRRAMGI from the coding sequence ATGAGCGAGCAGTTGACTGATCGGCGTGAAGCCTTGTTGAAACTATCCCATGAGCTGGGGCGTGAGGATCGCGGATGGGCGATCCTGGGCGAAGGAAACGCGTCAGCTCGCGTTGACACTGAGAGCTTTCTTGTGAAGGCGAGCGGTAGCAGCCTCGGAACGCTGCGTAAGGAAGAACTCGTGCAATGCAAATCGCTGCAGTTACTGAGTCTCATGGACAGACGGAGTGCGACAGACCAGGAGGTCGATTCCGCTCTCTATGCATGTAGAGTGGGAGAGGATACGAAGAAGCCATCAGTTGAAGCGGTTTTCCACGCTTATCTCCTGAGCTTGCCGGGTATTGCGTTCGTAGGTCATACGCATGCTCCGGCGGTAAACCAGGTGCTCTGCTCGCGCCGAGCGAGGGAATTTGCAGTGAAGAGAATATTTCCGGACGAGGCTATTTGTTGCGGAACCGAATCGGTCTTCATTCCGTACACGGACCCTGGTCTGAAACTTGCACAAGCTATCAAGAAGACCACTGAATCATACCATAAACGAAAGAGAATCTATCCTCGGGTCATCGTGCTTCAGAACCATGGCATTATCACGATCGGCGGAACGACGCAAGCCGTGCTTGCCGCGATGATGATGGCAGAAAAGGCTGCAACGATCTGGGTGGGGGCAGTCGCTTTGGGTGGACCTGTATTTATGACGAAGCAACAGGTCGACCGGATTGCTACCAGACAGGACGAAGAGGTTCGTCGTCGTGCGATGGGAATTTGA